A DNA window from Argiope bruennichi chromosome X2, qqArgBrue1.1, whole genome shotgun sequence contains the following coding sequences:
- the LOC129960289 gene encoding glucose-6-phosphate exchanger SLC37A2-like: MVVHRGAPAGILLLQKCCSLGENRRRVYQTSVLFLTFLAYTAYHMSRRPLAVVKNSLNQDCSRLTPPPGTLLNNSTVDNWCDWAPFDQKNANRLLGVLDSVYVFSYAICMFISGMAAERIDLRYYLSMGMLLSGLFTYLFGLAYYLNIHSFTFFIIVQILGGGMQCTGWPGVVSCVGNWFGKARRGLIFGIWNAHLYVGNILGAYVAGHFVAQNWGLSFIIPGAIVGLVGFIMFLFLVPHPENVNCSTTNHHATPKRPSSDVFFPNGTEVHVKCDLMVPPDGNSVHEKSPLKNNFPDVHHHSKKKAITFCDALKIPGVVEFSLCLFFSKLVSYTFLFWLPRYLDHTTGIGSQSSAYLSIAFDVGGILGGIVAGTISDHTGASALTCVGFLGLAVPSLFIYESYGSMNRTVNIILQIICGALVNGPYALITTAVSTELGTHPSIKSNSKALSTVTAIIDGTGSVGAAIGPLLAGLVSEMSWSYVFYMMMFADMCALLSLLRTAFKEAKQCYGLHFRCVFPFSCCTPYEGTYERIAR, translated from the coding sequence atggtCGTGCACAGAGGAGCTCCCGCTGGCATTCTGTTGCTACAGAAATGTTGCAGCTTGGGTGAGAACAGAAGAAGAGTATATCAGACGAGCGTCTTATTTCTGACGTTTCTGGCATACACTGCTTACCACATGTCAAGAAGACCCTTGGCTGTCGTGAAGAATTCTCTGAATCAGGATTGTAGCAGACTGACTCCTCCACCAGGTACGTTACTGAATAATTCTACAGTCGATAATTGGTGTGATTGGGCTCCTTTCGATCAAAAAAATGCCAACCGACTATTAGGTGTTCTGGACTCAGTATATGTATTCTCATACGCAATATGCATGTTTATCAGTGGGATGGCTGCAGAACGTATAGATTTGAGATACTACTTAAGTATGGGCATGCTTTTAAGCGGACTATTTACTTACCTCTTTGGACtcgcatattatttaaatattcatagtttCACCTTTTTTATCATTGTTCAAATTCTTGGAGGTGGCATGCAGTGCACCGGATGGCCTGGAGTTGTATCTTGTGTAGGAAACTGGTTTGGAAAAGCTCGCCGCGGTTTAATATTTGGAATCTGGAATGCTCATTTATATGTCGGAAATATTCTTGGAGCGTATGTTGCCGGTCATTTTGTGGCTCAAAATTGGGGCTTATCATTTATTATTCCAGGAGCTATTGTCGGTTTGGTTGGCTTCATAATGTTTCTTTTCCTAGTACCTCATCCAGAAAACGTTAACTGTTCCACTACAAATCATCATGCAACACCTAAAAGGCCATCCTCTGATGTATTTTTTCCCAATGGTACTGAAGTGCATGTAAAATGCGATTTAATGGTTCCTCCTGATGGCAACAGTGTTCACGAAAAATCtcctttaaagaataattttcccGATGTTCACCATCATAGCAAGAAGAAAGCAATAACATTCTGCGATGCTCTCAAAATTCCTGGTGTGGTTGAATTCTCTCTTTGCCTTTTCTTTTCGAAACTAGTGAGCTATACTTTCCTGTTCTGGCTGCCAAGATACTTAGATCATACAACTGGAATAGGATCTCAAAGTTCCGCCTACCTCTCTATTGCCTTTGATGTTGGTGGAATTCTCGGTGGAATTGTTGCAGGTACAATATCTGATCATACAGGAGCAAGTGCGTTAACATGTGTTGGATTCTTAGGATTAGCGGTACCTTCTTTGTTCATATATGAATCTTATGGGAGTATGAACAGAACTGTtaacataattttgcaaataatctGTGGAGCACTAGTAAATGGACCTTATGCTTTAATCACAACAGCTGTGTCAACAGAACTGGGTACACATCCAAGCATCAAAAGCAACTCAAAAGCTCTATCCACAGTTACCGCCATTATTGACGGAACTGGTTCTGTAGGAGCAGCTATTGGACCTCTGCTCGCTGGTTTGGTGTCTGAGATGTCCTGGTCCTACGTATTTTATATGATGATGTTTGCTGATATGTGTGCTTTGCTATCGCTACTTAGAACTGCCTTTAAAGAAGCCAAACAGTGCTATGGACTGCATTTTCGATGTGTTTTTCCTTTTTCTTGCTGTACGCCTTATGAAGGCACATATGAGAGAATTGCACGgtga